GTATATAATAGATATTGCCTGCTAGGAGCAATGAatgcagacagaatttttacttcatttttttattttagtattatttCATCCAATCTATATCCAgcccattcttatttattttaggaCACGTATCTCTTCTAACTCTCTTTTTAAACTGACTGTCTAAATTGTAGCCTCCTGAAGCATTTATCAAAAGTAATGATAAGCAATCATCTTACCATATGACTATAGCTGCTGGTGTATTCCCGCAAGGGCAATTTGGAGTCACTGAGGGAGCTTCTGCCTTCTGAGGTGGTCAGAGAGGCCAATCCAAAATTCTTACTCTTTGGCACAAAGATCAATATTAGAAAGAGTTCAGCAGAATAGAAAGGCAGGGTATTAAACAAATGAATAGAAAAGGAGATGCGGAAAGGATCTTGAAACGCAAAGAGGAAAACATACTGCAACTTTAGAAACACTTTTTCAGCAAGAAGGGATAATACATTCTGATTATGTTAAGACAAAATGATTAACTTTCCCATGGCTATTGAGTAACTCAACTCATAGCTGAATTTGTCTCCCAGGATTAACATCAGTGGCTGTTCAGGTTTAGTGTGGATTAAATGTTCCCAACCTGAAGGGCTGTGGTTCAGATCTCTTTAAATTTTGGATGCAGCTCTCAGAGAGCcatccaaatttgctggcaaaccaTGATTTTTCAGATTACAGCAACAAGAAATTATTGAATATATTGAAGTAATCATTATTTCAACATATTCTTAATTGAATCAAATTTGATTTATGACTGAATCTAATTTGTTGTACCAATTTGCTTCCATGTATAATTAAAAATCCTGCTTTTTACCGTACTCACAAATTCCTACATGGCATGGGGCCAGCACATTTGAGAGACTGGCTTATTCACACAAATCCTTTCTATTACATCAGGTCAACCAGAGGAGCATGCTCCAGATCCATCTTTTGGGAATTGTCATATAACGGGCCCAAAGAATAGTTGGACCTGCACTCTAGTATCATACTGCCTTGAGATTTGGCTGACCCCAACACTGTTCCTCTTTCAGAAAGCCTTGACAACCTGGTTATCTTCCCTGCAATAGATTAGGAGAGTCAAGTTCACACTACTGGTGAATGATGCATTGGGGAATCCTTTTGATTAGTTAGTTGGAACAtttttatgcacacacacacacacacatacacacattgcaTTTCCATGCGTTTTAATTCCTGttggctgcccagaatcacattggtgagatggacagccacttaaattgataaaaataaataacaaaacttTGAACACGTTCTCCACAAAATCAATCAAGGTTCATGCTAAGTGAGTTACCCATGTTGTCCAAATATAGCGAACAAGATTGTGGCTGACCCAGCTAAGCATATTGTGTGAATGTAATTTCAAAAGGATTCTTTAAACAGCTCCAGACCAGAGTGTATTTCCTTTGGCAATGATTTGTTACAGAATATTTTTATGTATCAAGGAAAAAGAGGAATATCACCTGAATCAAATGGTATGGATTCTAAGTAGACTTGAGTTTAGCATATTTTGTAGAAAATAAACAGTGTTCAAAAAGGTGGGTCTAATGAATAATGCAATAAGAAGGCAGTTTATTCTTACCAAAAGCCTTGTATAACCACTGTGCCTTTTACAACACCAACAGCCAAGAATCAGTAAAACTGCAAGAAGAACTATTAGAATTCCAATACCTGTAGCCCTGTTGAAAAAGACAAATTAATCTAATTACTACTAAGGAGCTGGAATAACTATTCTACATTTCAAAGGTACATGCAGAAAAAAAGTTACTTCAAGCTTTACAAAAGATAGTTTTATCATTTAAATGGACATAAAATAACAGTCGTTATTAATAAATGCATAGTTGTATAAGGAATCTATTAATATTCAAATATTCAGAGAAATTTCATTTATCTATGAAAAACTATATGCTAGAAACTCATGATCAGTTACAAACAAACGAATAAAGATGGACTTTTGATTATTGCAACTGGTTCAGTGCATGGAGAGTCGAGTCTCTACAAATGTGAAATTCATATCAGTTTTCATATAACATGCTGAGACATTATGTAGTTAAGACTAGTGCAATATTCAAATACCAACCATGGGTTAAATTGTGGTTAAGGATTACAAACCTTAATCTTAATTACAAATCATCATCTGTCAtagatttattcattttatttcatggTCCAATGTCTCAACTAGATTAGAGTTGGGAGGGCTGTTAATTCTATGTTCTGTCCTTCAAAGATAGAGACTGAATGCTAAGGCAACCACCGACTGAAATTCCTCTAGCTGTAATATCTCTATTAATCTGTCTCTATAACTCTACAGGAAGGTGTGAAAAGGTATGGAGGGAAACTCAGCCTGTGTCCTGGGGATTCTGGCCTTGATTAGACTATCATATTAGTTTATTGCACTGTATGATATAATCTATTATATTATCTTATATTCAGTTATTATATTTTTTGTATATGCTGTAAATTACCACTGAGATGGTATATTAATGACATGCATGccaatttattttatgaaatagaattatttagcaactattttaaaaaatcaggaaatGTCTGCCAGTGTCTTGGTAGACCAGATCAAGAAATCAAGAAGGATGAAACTGCTATTATTGAGAAtcttgcaattattatttttttggctgcatttatttatttatttatatttattttgtcaattatatataagataacaggtaaaagtataaacataatttggatacatgaaaagagtaagtaaaaaaaaggaatgttaggacagggacggtaggcacgcaggtgcacttatgcatgccccttacagacctcttaggaatggggtgaggtcaacagtagacaagtttaaacttaaagttttgggggtttggggaagaaactacagagtcaggtagtgcattttaggcaatgaccactctgttactgaagtcatattttctgcaatcaagtttggagcagtttaccttgagtttgtatctattatttgctagtgtattgttgtggttgaagctgaaatagtcattgacaggtaggacattgtggtagataattttatgtactatgcttaggtcagattgaagtctgcatagttctaacttgtctaagcccaaaatttggagtctagtggcataaggtattttattacgagcagaggagtggaggactcttcttgtgaaatatctctggactctcttgattgtatttatgtccgatatgcagttccAGACAGAAGAGCTTTagtcaaggattggtctagcaaatgttttgtatgctctagttagtattacaatattaccagagaagaagctacacaagattaggttaacaactcttaatgcctttttggcaatgttgttacagtgggctgtggcacttagatctttagaaatgagtactccaaggtccttgacagagtcagggtcatctataaggtcatgtccatctaatttgtattttatgttttgatttttgtttgccaatgtgcaagacagagcatttgttggttgctatttgaagttgccacttgttagaccaatctgccacatagtcaagatctttttgaagggtagttgcattgtctgtggtgttgaatagtataacatcatcagcaaagagaacacagttgcttttaatatgaccgCAAAGgttatttatgtaaagtatacagagtgttggacctaaaacattgccttggggaacaccactattaacaggtacaggatttgatagagtgcttcctattttgaccaattgttgcctgtttgacaggaaggcagctatccatttatataggagtccagaaatgccataggattttagttttagaagtaatttgtcgtgtaccaccaaatcaaaagctttacagaagtctattgctttgccctgatcgagatgtgtagtccatatgtttttgcaatgtagtagttgtagattacaggataatttttttctgaacccaaattgtttgatagaaagtaggttgtttgtctctaggtggaAGGTgatagattggttaatgattgattccatgactttgttgGTGACgtaacataaagagattggtctgtaattttcaactaggctaggctctccctttttgaagataggtatgaccttgGCTTGTGACCATACGTAGGGCAAGGtgctggtactgaaagatttttcaaaaactatgcttagaggttctgcaactgcagtggaaagcttttttaagaagtatgcacatagtccatcaggtccaatagatagagatggtttttgattgcgtagtgccttttcaacattgtcttctgtaaaatcaatatgtacaAGATCGCCGTAATCATTGTAATTGTCTGTACTACGGCTGGGAAATATTTGGTATAtgttgttgctgtttacaaagactgagccgaaaaaCGTGTTAAAGAGATTGGCTTTAACGGTTTCGTCAATACAGTCTACGTTGTttgatccttttaggggtgggagggatcttgagtctttaagtttgttgtttacaaaattatagaaggcacgggtGGATTTTGTGCGTAggtggttttcttcttgcttgatgtgataattgttacattcagtctttatttgttggcatagatttttgtagcagtttttgaagttagctacatagttttgtttttttgtcagaGATATTTTTTCTGGATTGTAATTTCCTTTTTGATATTGgtagtttatttttttctggttttgtgggATATTAGTGGTACATAAAGTTTAATGATTCTTTTGATTTCACACAAGAAAATGTCGTAATAGTCATCAGCAGTATTACAGCCAGAGAATAGATTTGCCAATCAAGATATGAGAGTCcattgtctatgagatcataggtggcttttttaaagttataacaggGAATCCAATCATTATAATTTTTGAGAGGGTGTaagttgagacaaaagtcaatcatgctatgGTCCCTGTTGGAgaatggttcttttatttgtagttcataaattgaatttaaactgttgcagaagatgagatcaagtgttctgtcccctcccggcctcggCCACGCGAGCTGGcgaaacgagccagtaattgagttcacggctgctatcagtcctggcagggaatctgcagctgcctgccaaagtctcccttatcttggggttgccgggcaaccaagAAGTCAGTAacccaggccgaatgttcagctcaattctccacgagtcaaagagttcagctcacttctccatgagtcaaagagttcagctcaattgttgctcgtcacggagcagaagagcagccagggctgcttttatactctgtggggtatggctccatgactcagcactctctaggcctgccccaccccttcctttgttgtagccaccTCTCGTATCTCCAAAACCTGGGATCCAGGCAGGCCTGGTTGCcagcagccaggtctggaggcgtggcctggggggaaagagtcaggggacggaggcctcgttatctcctcc
This genomic window from Ahaetulla prasina isolate Xishuangbanna chromosome 2, ASM2864084v1, whole genome shotgun sequence contains:
- the MLANA gene encoding melanoma antigen recognized by T-cells 1, with amino-acid sequence MPRGEHYLDGNFGRGKGYTSLSAEEATGIGILIVLLAVLLILGCWCCKRHSGYTRLLSKNFGLASLTTSEGRSSLSDSKLPLREYTSSYSHMVPDAPPAYDKSSSSLLPPPYAP